The following proteins are encoded in a genomic region of Micromonospora olivasterospora:
- a CDS encoding NEW3 domain-containing protein: protein MRLFRRSPLVAVVTVVSALLGAWALAVSPGRVSYAEPADPPPVTDLRVAFLGTGHRSIGLIEGSGATATAVPLFGGGPAHFDDEASAGGDVVGWVSRRESELAQLWMRRGAGKPVRLTDDPVQVAGSPSVSPDGGRIAFELTREGVGSWRDIFVIGTDGTGLRQITDGTGDNRRPSWSPDGSALAFEGRDDAGVPQVLRVPADGGPVTALTARPEGAGEPAWDPDPTHDRIAYTAGPQRPDERQIHLMNSAGGDDRPLLNALWESRRPNWSPDGTTLAFLSRTTGTDGARGAVDLVYTEVPRDDLCPCEAVLRLAEDRLVGDPAWYVPPGGGPPRLLVSRTTAPDRYTVTLQDIRPDATDPRDLGLTVLREDPGAATDPDRLWRPVDGDPWTARPDYSPDGRRIVVNRFETVAGHRVSRLWVVDADGGNPRPLPLAGRADSDLETDPVWSPDGTRVAYALAGPGGPSRVVVADVDTGERLLTVPPGAGADRSDSQPAWSPDGSALALIRGQPEGAAADSHVWTVDAWDGTGQRDLTAAGCPGCTGADYGPSFSPDGTRIAFGRGADGLVVTDTAGGDCQVLAPQTPATDCAGLLTAPPDGPHRPRDVAWSPEGHRLALNSRRYTDPASPEYVKTYDFDTGVLDGLTWELPGRHRKPTWQRSVDLATTVLEPPAPVRVGERTTLTLTVTDRGPTPATNVRLDLRVPDGVEVTALEPEAGSCQVDPPGCDLGTVGLGNTVRVRVELTGVTVGTYPLAWSVGGWTADARPSDNEASVPVTVNPVPVPTTTLPATPTPAPTSPAPTVLEITVTVNPTPGYVGGLVTVTYTVGNTGGQGVTGVQITPVLPARVPVRIRPAGCAATYCPVPDLAPGARRTLTFVLAPTAATATTVRGAVAGDGGLADTAQAPFRVVQPRIVAVPDIGPPGFVTSIRGTDFPPGVPVRLAWDVGLTVAANPAVPAADGTFAAQLLVVPRDELGPRKVLATGPGFGTVRTDFRVVMPAQQPPGLLGRGW, encoded by the coding sequence TTGCGTCTCTTCCGAAGGTCCCCCCTCGTCGCCGTCGTCACCGTGGTCTCCGCGTTGCTGGGCGCATGGGCGCTGGCCGTCTCGCCCGGCCGGGTATCGTACGCCGAGCCGGCCGACCCGCCGCCGGTCACCGACCTGCGGGTCGCCTTCCTGGGCACCGGGCACCGGAGCATCGGCCTGATCGAGGGCTCCGGGGCGACGGCGACCGCCGTGCCGCTGTTCGGCGGCGGGCCGGCGCACTTCGACGACGAGGCGTCCGCCGGTGGGGACGTGGTCGGCTGGGTCAGCCGGCGGGAGTCGGAGCTGGCCCAACTGTGGATGCGGCGCGGTGCGGGGAAGCCGGTCCGGCTGACCGACGACCCGGTGCAGGTGGCCGGTTCGCCCTCGGTGTCTCCGGACGGCGGCCGGATCGCCTTCGAGCTGACCCGGGAGGGTGTCGGTAGCTGGCGCGACATCTTCGTGATCGGCACCGACGGTACCGGCCTGCGCCAAATCACCGACGGCACCGGCGACAACCGGCGGCCCTCGTGGTCGCCGGACGGCTCCGCCCTGGCGTTCGAGGGCCGCGACGACGCGGGCGTGCCGCAGGTCCTGCGCGTGCCGGCCGACGGTGGGCCGGTCACCGCCCTGACCGCCCGGCCGGAGGGGGCCGGGGAGCCCGCCTGGGACCCGGACCCGACGCATGACCGGATCGCGTACACGGCCGGGCCGCAGCGCCCGGACGAGCGGCAGATCCACCTAATGAACAGCGCCGGGGGCGACGACCGGCCGCTGCTCAACGCGCTCTGGGAAAGCCGCCGGCCGAACTGGTCGCCGGACGGGACCACGCTGGCGTTCCTCAGCCGGACCACCGGCACCGACGGCGCCCGGGGCGCGGTCGACCTGGTCTACACCGAGGTGCCGCGCGACGACTTGTGCCCCTGCGAAGCGGTGCTCCGCCTCGCCGAGGACCGCCTCGTTGGCGACCCCGCCTGGTACGTCCCGCCGGGCGGCGGCCCGCCCCGCCTGCTGGTCAGCCGGACCACCGCGCCGGATCGGTACACGGTGACGTTGCAGGACATCCGCCCCGACGCCACCGACCCCCGGGACCTCGGACTGACCGTCCTGCGGGAGGATCCGGGCGCGGCGACCGACCCGGACCGGCTCTGGCGGCCCGTCGACGGCGACCCCTGGACCGCCCGCCCCGACTACTCCCCGGACGGCCGGCGGATCGTGGTGAACCGTTTCGAGACTGTGGCCGGCCACCGGGTCTCCCGCCTCTGGGTGGTCGACGCCGACGGCGGCAACCCCCGGCCGCTTCCCCTCGCCGGCCGCGCGGACTCGGACCTGGAGACCGACCCGGTCTGGTCCCCGGACGGCACCCGGGTCGCGTACGCCCTGGCCGGCCCAGGCGGGCCGAGCCGGGTGGTGGTGGCCGACGTGGACACCGGGGAGCGCCTGCTCACGGTGCCGCCGGGGGCCGGCGCGGACCGGTCTGACAGCCAGCCCGCGTGGTCGCCGGACGGGTCCGCGCTGGCGCTGATCCGGGGGCAGCCGGAGGGGGCGGCGGCGGACAGCCACGTGTGGACGGTCGACGCTTGGGACGGCACCGGGCAGCGGGACCTGACCGCTGCGGGCTGCCCGGGGTGCACCGGGGCGGACTACGGCCCGAGCTTCTCACCCGACGGCACCCGGATCGCCTTCGGGCGGGGCGCCGACGGGCTGGTTGTCACCGACACCGCCGGCGGCGACTGCCAGGTGCTGGCGCCGCAGACCCCGGCGACGGACTGCGCCGGCCTGCTGACCGCCCCGCCGGACGGCCCGCACCGGCCCCGGGATGTGGCCTGGTCGCCGGAGGGGCACCGGCTCGCCCTGAACTCCCGCCGGTACACCGACCCGGCCAGCCCCGAGTACGTCAAGACGTACGACTTCGACACCGGCGTGCTGGACGGGCTGACCTGGGAGCTGCCCGGCCGGCACCGGAAGCCGACCTGGCAGCGGTCGGTGGACCTGGCCACGACGGTCCTGGAGCCACCGGCGCCGGTGCGGGTCGGCGAGCGGACCACCCTGACCCTGACGGTCACCGACCGGGGGCCGACCCCGGCCACGAACGTCCGCCTCGACCTGCGGGTACCGGACGGCGTCGAGGTCACCGCCCTAGAGCCGGAGGCGGGTTCCTGCCAGGTCGACCCGCCCGGCTGCGACCTGGGCACCGTCGGGTTGGGCAACACCGTCCGGGTGCGCGTCGAGCTGACCGGGGTGACCGTCGGAACGTACCCGCTGGCCTGGTCGGTCGGGGGTTGGACGGCCGACGCCCGGCCCTCGGACAACGAAGCGTCCGTGCCGGTGACCGTCAACCCGGTTCCCGTGCCGACGACCACCCTGCCAGCGACCCCGACGCCGGCACCGACCAGCCCGGCCCCGACCGTCCTGGAGATCACGGTGACGGTCAACCCCACCCCCGGGTACGTGGGCGGTCTGGTCACGGTCACCTACACCGTCGGCAACACCGGCGGCCAGGGCGTGACCGGGGTCCAGATCACCCCCGTGCTGCCGGCCCGGGTGCCGGTCCGTATCCGCCCGGCGGGCTGCGCCGCGACCTACTGCCCGGTCCCCGACCTGGCCCCGGGCGCCCGCCGGACGCTGACCTTCGTGCTGGCCCCGACCGCGGCGACGGCGACGACGGTCCGTGGCGCGGTGGCCGGCGACGGCGGGCTGGCCGACACGGCCCAGGCGCCGTTCCGGGTGGTGCAGCCCCGGATCGTGGCCGTCCCGGACATCGGGCCGCCGGGCTTCGTCACCTCGATCCGGGGCACCGATTTCCCGCCCGGCGTGCCGGTGCGGCTGGCCTGGGACGTCGGCCTCACCGTGGCGGCGAACCCGGCCGTGCCGGCGGCCGACGGCACGTTCGCGGCCCAGCTCCTGGTGGTGCCGCGCGACGAGCTCGGCCCCCGGAAGGTCCTGGCCACCGGCCCGGGGTTCGGCACGGTCCGCACCGACTTCCGGGTGGTCATGCCTGCCCAACAGCCGCCCGGCCTGCTCGGTCGTGGCTGGTGA
- a CDS encoding AbrB/MazE/SpoVT family DNA-binding domain-containing protein has protein sequence MSTVYGLVTLDSRGRVADRTAMKALGWAPGRRLDIREHRGLIIVAADQQGVFAVTKEGHLRLPAVVRHWCGLTAGDRVFLAAEPDASRLVVHPPAALDAMIAQAHAAALGGDRA, from the coding sequence GTGAGCACCGTCTACGGCCTGGTCACCCTCGATTCCCGTGGGCGGGTCGCGGACCGGACCGCGATGAAGGCCCTCGGCTGGGCTCCTGGCCGGCGACTCGACATCCGGGAACATCGCGGACTGATCATCGTAGCCGCCGATCAGCAGGGCGTATTCGCCGTGACCAAGGAGGGGCACCTGCGGCTGCCGGCCGTGGTCCGGCACTGGTGTGGGCTCACCGCCGGCGACCGCGTGTTCCTGGCGGCCGAGCCGGACGCCTCCCGGCTCGTGGTGCACCCTCCGGCTGCGCTGGATGCGATGATCGCCCAGGCCCACGCGGCGGCCCTTGGAGGTGATCGCGCATGA
- a CDS encoding ATP-binding protein: protein MTAVREDARTAPEPERTEPPGTTYLRARLFLVEQRVRRAVATARAADPAPDDPLRGLHVSDEDAWRLVDDPVPPAPDEIAADAVATADRWADRARSAGGRVPLRELAEDFALTPLDVELLLIALLPDLDQRYERLYGYLNDDVTRRRATTGLALGLCGVSPVTGAARTHLAGAGPLVAGGLLLVEEDDRPFLTRSLRVPDRVTGHLLGQDGGDGRADGLVRRVPRPADRQPVTDGLAAALRAGDRLVYLREEPGGAADELAAAALLAAGRSVLALDLDALCVDPTPEEALAVVVRETRLRRAGLVVGPVDTLDPAAGPAHARLLRRLTALPVPVLLTGRLRWDPYWADRSPLLVTAAPAGAAERIRLWRDALAGRSVKLAADVDPERELSAYVLAPDQVRRAAVAAAQQAVLDGSDRVTTRHVRAGVRSQNAAALAKLARRVEPAVGWDDLVLPAPARDQLTELALRIRHRDQVLSGWRLRPGGGRGRGVTALFAGDSGTGKTMSAEVVAADLGLDLYVVDLSTVVDKYVGQTEKNLERIFTEAAGVNGVLLFDEADAIFGKRSEASDAHDRYANLESAYLLQRMESFDGVAVLTTNLRANLDEAFLRRIDVVVDFPIPDVAQRRALWDRCLGVELPRADDVDLDHCARAFELSGGGIRSCAVSAGYLAAAAGTPVTMAMVMTAAQREYRKLGRLLLPAATPNGARPRRA, encoded by the coding sequence GTGACCGCCGTACGCGAAGACGCCCGGACGGCCCCGGAACCGGAGCGGACCGAACCGCCGGGCACGACGTACCTGCGGGCCCGGCTGTTCCTGGTGGAGCAGCGGGTCCGGCGGGCCGTCGCCACCGCGCGCGCCGCGGACCCGGCCCCGGACGACCCGCTCCGTGGGCTGCACGTCTCCGACGAGGACGCCTGGCGGCTCGTGGACGACCCGGTGCCACCCGCCCCGGACGAGATCGCGGCCGACGCGGTGGCGACCGCCGACCGGTGGGCCGACCGGGCCCGGTCGGCGGGTGGCCGGGTGCCGCTGCGCGAGTTGGCCGAGGACTTCGCACTGACGCCGTTGGACGTCGAACTGCTGCTGATCGCGCTCCTGCCCGACCTCGACCAGCGGTACGAGCGGCTCTACGGGTACCTCAACGACGACGTGACCCGGCGGCGGGCGACGACCGGGCTGGCCCTGGGGCTGTGCGGGGTCTCCCCGGTCACCGGGGCGGCTCGGACCCACCTGGCCGGCGCCGGCCCACTGGTGGCCGGCGGCCTGCTCCTCGTCGAGGAGGACGACCGCCCCTTCCTGACCCGGAGCCTGCGGGTGCCGGACCGGGTCACCGGCCACCTCCTCGGGCAGGACGGCGGCGACGGGCGTGCCGACGGCCTGGTCCGCCGGGTGCCCCGGCCGGCGGACCGGCAGCCGGTTACCGACGGGCTGGCGGCGGCGCTGCGCGCCGGTGACCGGCTGGTCTACCTACGCGAGGAGCCCGGCGGGGCGGCCGACGAGCTGGCCGCCGCCGCCCTCCTCGCGGCCGGCCGGTCGGTCCTGGCCCTCGACCTGGACGCGCTGTGCGTCGACCCGACGCCGGAGGAGGCCCTCGCCGTCGTGGTGCGGGAGACCCGGCTGCGCCGGGCGGGCCTGGTCGTCGGCCCGGTCGACACCCTGGACCCGGCGGCCGGCCCGGCCCACGCTCGGCTGCTGCGCCGGCTCACCGCCCTGCCGGTGCCGGTGCTGCTCACCGGCCGGCTGCGCTGGGACCCGTACTGGGCCGACCGGTCCCCGCTGCTGGTGACCGCCGCCCCAGCCGGGGCGGCGGAGCGGATCCGGCTGTGGCGCGACGCCCTGGCGGGACGCTCGGTGAAGCTGGCGGCCGACGTCGACCCGGAGCGGGAGCTGTCCGCGTACGTGCTGGCGCCCGACCAGGTGCGGCGGGCGGCGGTCGCCGCGGCCCAGCAGGCGGTCCTCGACGGTTCCGACCGGGTCACCACCCGGCACGTCCGGGCGGGGGTGCGCTCGCAGAACGCGGCGGCGCTGGCGAAGCTGGCCCGGCGGGTGGAGCCCGCCGTCGGCTGGGACGACCTGGTCCTCCCGGCCCCGGCCCGGGACCAGCTCACCGAGCTGGCGTTGCGGATACGCCACCGGGACCAGGTGTTGAGTGGGTGGCGGCTGCGCCCCGGCGGGGGGCGTGGGCGCGGGGTGACCGCCCTGTTCGCCGGGGACTCCGGCACCGGCAAGACCATGTCCGCCGAGGTGGTCGCCGCCGACCTGGGCCTCGACCTGTACGTGGTGGACCTCTCCACGGTGGTCGACAAGTACGTCGGCCAGACCGAGAAGAACCTGGAACGGATTTTCACCGAGGCGGCCGGGGTCAACGGGGTGCTGCTGTTCGACGAGGCCGACGCCATCTTCGGCAAGCGCTCCGAGGCCAGCGACGCCCACGATCGGTACGCCAACCTGGAGAGCGCGTACCTGTTGCAGCGAATGGAGTCGTTCGACGGGGTGGCGGTGCTCACCACGAATCTGCGGGCCAACCTGGACGAGGCGTTCCTGCGCCGAATCGACGTCGTCGTGGACTTCCCGATCCCGGACGTGGCACAGCGGCGGGCATTGTGGGACCGCTGCCTCGGCGTCGAGCTGCCTCGCGCCGACGACGTCGACCTGGACCACTGCGCCCGCGCGTTCGAGTTGAGCGGGGGCGGTATCCGGTCCTGCGCGGTCAGCGCCGGCTACCTGGCCGCCGCAGCCGGGACACCGGTGACCATGGCGATGGTCATGACGGCTGCGCAGCGCGAGTACCGCAAGCTGGGCCGCCTGCTCCTGCCGGCGGCCACGCCGAACGGCGCCCGGCCCCGCCGAGCCTGA
- a CDS encoding tyrosine-type recombinase/integrase gives MSDTPAGRAELDAARLLLARMGISPADLAEAASERPPAPTFAEYVPVVSAAVTAGTRRAYGSYWNRVLEHWGQRRLDEPTPSEIEQLAEYVKTHVVARRNARGGRSAAEHLIAALRCLYKRAVADGLIAAADNPALKVAKPRRLPSTRRAVADSRLAEINAVAASTGDDPALDSLLLRLHTETACRRGGALALRPVDLDPDQCLILLREKGDTVRWQPVSPTLMRHLQRHAEERYATGTGQLLRYRNGQPITYRRYDHLWVRIGEHLPWVYVQQISTHWLRHTTLTWVERNFGYAVARAYAGHSDSGGDVGTTTTYVRASLQEVASALAALTSEPHPLA, from the coding sequence ATGAGCGACACCCCGGCGGGGCGAGCGGAGTTGGATGCCGCCCGGTTGTTGCTGGCGCGGATGGGTATCTCGCCGGCTGATCTTGCCGAGGCGGCGTCGGAGCGTCCACCGGCGCCGACGTTCGCCGAGTATGTTCCGGTCGTGTCTGCGGCGGTGACCGCGGGTACGAGGCGGGCGTATGGCTCGTACTGGAATCGGGTCCTGGAGCACTGGGGGCAGCGGCGGCTGGATGAGCCGACACCGTCGGAGATCGAGCAGTTGGCGGAGTACGTCAAGACGCACGTGGTGGCCCGGCGCAACGCCCGTGGCGGGCGTAGTGCGGCGGAGCATCTGATCGCGGCGTTGCGGTGTCTGTACAAGCGGGCGGTCGCCGACGGGTTGATCGCGGCTGCGGACAATCCTGCGCTGAAGGTGGCCAAGCCGCGGCGGTTGCCGAGCACCCGGCGGGCAGTGGCGGACAGTCGGCTGGCGGAGATCAACGCCGTGGCGGCCAGCACCGGTGATGATCCGGCGTTGGACAGTCTGTTGCTGCGCCTGCATACCGAGACGGCGTGCCGGCGTGGCGGCGCGCTGGCGTTGCGGCCGGTCGACCTCGACCCGGACCAGTGCCTGATCCTGCTGCGGGAGAAGGGGGATACGGTGCGGTGGCAGCCGGTGTCACCGACCCTGATGAGACACCTGCAGCGGCATGCCGAGGAGCGGTACGCCACGGGAACGGGCCAGTTGCTGCGGTACCGGAACGGGCAGCCGATCACGTACCGACGCTATGACCACCTGTGGGTTCGCATCGGTGAGCACCTGCCGTGGGTGTACGTGCAGCAGATCAGCACGCACTGGCTGCGGCACACGACGCTGACGTGGGTGGAGCGGAACTTCGGCTACGCCGTGGCTCGCGCCTATGCCGGTCACTCGGACAGTGGCGGCGACGTAGGCACGACCACGACCTACGTGCGGGCGAGCCTCCAAGAGGTCGCGTCGGCGCTTGCAGCCCTCACCAGCGAACCCCATCCCCTGGCATAG
- a CDS encoding helix-turn-helix transcriptional regulator has product MQRVPIYVHTTDPISWTGVTGQLTGRPEVRVLAEAEAAEAAVTLVVVDSLTPQRVQTLRRLRREQTRLVLVPSTIDDGQLSAAVECGVVGVVRRGEASGTRLVEVILSAARGEGSVPADLLGRLLNQMRQLQREVLNPRGLTLGGLSAREVDVLRLVADGFETREIATKLSYSERTVKNVVHGMTTRLHLRNRAHAVAYALRNDLI; this is encoded by the coding sequence ATGCAGCGGGTACCAATCTACGTGCACACGACGGATCCGATCTCGTGGACAGGCGTGACGGGCCAGCTCACGGGCCGCCCGGAGGTCAGGGTCCTGGCCGAGGCGGAGGCCGCCGAGGCGGCGGTGACCCTGGTCGTCGTGGACAGCCTGACGCCGCAGAGGGTGCAGACCCTGCGGCGGCTGCGCCGGGAGCAGACCCGGCTGGTTCTGGTGCCGTCCACCATCGATGACGGCCAACTGTCGGCCGCCGTGGAGTGTGGGGTGGTGGGGGTGGTACGCCGGGGCGAGGCGTCCGGGACCCGCCTGGTCGAGGTGATCCTCTCGGCGGCCCGGGGCGAGGGGAGCGTCCCGGCCGACCTGCTCGGTCGGCTGCTGAACCAGATGCGCCAGCTCCAGCGGGAGGTGCTCAACCCTCGGGGGCTGACCCTGGGCGGGCTGAGCGCCCGCGAGGTCGACGTACTGCGGCTGGTCGCCGACGGGTTCGAGACGAGGGAGATCGCCACCAAGCTGTCCTACTCGGAGCGGACCGTGAAGAACGTCGTGCACGGCATGACCACCCGGCTGCACCTGCGCAACCGGGCCCACGCGGTGGCGTACGCGCTGAGAAACGACCTGATCTGA
- a CDS encoding hydrolytic protein, which produces MRVSANLASTSVSVVPGGEIDVPVTVRNAGDTVEAYQIEVLGVPDEWATVEPASLTLYPAGSGTVVVTFRPPRSARVDAGDRRFGLRVVPSEYPDSALVEEGVLTVEPFFALAAQVQPLSRGGLRGARYRIDTDNLGNVTEPVSFAATEGTDQVTFALPAEPVEVPNGTRAETRLRVRARRLLWWGEPKEYPFTVEARPSDGRARALDATFIQRPVISAGLLKLIAALLALLLALAAIWFGLLLPQVKTAAREALEAENARQVAQGEVVPTTAPNPVPPAASPTAPGGGAPGGGTTDGGGVGGPAGGLGGEQFSVAVTFRTSPNGSAERSYTVPEGRTFLLTDFLVDNVQGDEGTLTVTANQVQVVTYALENFRNQDYHSVTPIRVPARAKVTLTVVCRRPGAPANAPRATTCRESLYLNGVLTKAPED; this is translated from the coding sequence ATGCGCGTATCGGCGAATCTGGCCAGCACCTCCGTGAGCGTCGTCCCCGGCGGCGAGATCGATGTCCCGGTCACCGTGCGGAACGCCGGCGACACGGTCGAGGCGTACCAGATCGAGGTCCTGGGCGTCCCGGACGAGTGGGCGACGGTGGAGCCGGCGTCCCTCACCCTCTACCCGGCCGGTTCGGGCACCGTCGTGGTCACGTTCCGCCCGCCCCGGTCCGCCCGGGTGGACGCCGGGGACCGGCGCTTCGGGCTCCGGGTCGTCCCCTCCGAGTACCCGGACTCGGCCCTGGTGGAGGAGGGCGTCCTCACCGTCGAGCCGTTCTTCGCGCTGGCCGCGCAGGTGCAGCCGCTGTCGCGCGGCGGGCTGCGCGGGGCCCGGTACCGGATCGACACCGACAACCTCGGCAACGTGACCGAACCGGTCAGCTTCGCCGCCACCGAGGGCACCGACCAGGTGACGTTCGCGCTGCCAGCCGAGCCGGTCGAGGTTCCCAACGGCACGCGCGCCGAGACCCGGCTGCGGGTCCGAGCCCGCCGGCTGCTCTGGTGGGGCGAGCCGAAGGAGTACCCGTTCACCGTCGAGGCGCGGCCCTCGGACGGCCGGGCCCGCGCCCTGGACGCCACGTTCATCCAGCGCCCGGTGATCTCGGCGGGGCTGCTGAAGCTGATCGCGGCGCTGCTGGCCCTGCTCCTGGCGCTGGCCGCGATCTGGTTCGGGCTGCTGCTCCCGCAGGTAAAGACCGCCGCCCGGGAGGCGCTAGAGGCGGAGAACGCCCGGCAGGTCGCGCAGGGCGAGGTGGTGCCGACCACAGCGCCGAACCCGGTTCCTCCGGCCGCGTCGCCGACCGCGCCGGGCGGTGGCGCACCCGGCGGCGGTACGACCGACGGGGGCGGGGTCGGCGGTCCCGCCGGGGGCCTCGGCGGTGAGCAGTTCTCCGTCGCCGTCACCTTCCGCACCAGCCCCAACGGGTCGGCGGAGCGGAGCTACACCGTCCCCGAGGGGCGGACGTTCCTGCTGACCGACTTCCTGGTCGACAACGTGCAGGGCGACGAGGGCACGCTGACGGTCACCGCCAATCAGGTGCAGGTGGTCACCTACGCCCTGGAGAACTTCCGCAACCAGGACTACCACTCGGTCACCCCCATCCGGGTCCCCGCCCGCGCGAAGGTGACCCTGACCGTGGTCTGCCGTCGCCCGGGCGCCCCGGCCAACGCCCCCCGGGCCACCACCTGCCGCGAGTCGCTCTACCTCAACGGGGTGCTCACCAAGGCGCCGGAGGACTGA
- a CDS encoding tetratricopeptide repeat protein: MADVSQPSPLAALQHQALAIRATGDLAGACRLLTDALGPLRASYGEDHPEVLGGAHLLARLHREAGDPVSARRVLEEALAAGERRWHPGDPLMLTLSFDLASVSEELGNRHEARRHFARIVSAGPAVFGADHPMVLAARHYLGERAPGPAATGPAPQPAPSALTSPTMPLAAVPTPAPPQRPTPGPQATAPPPPAPHLPPPPRVPAPPQQPPIPAPPQQPPIPAPPQQAPIPVPPQQPRVPAPPQQSVVPAPPRQVPPPPQIPAPPAPVPAQRLPEPPPSPAAQHIPPPPPSPAAQHIPPPRVPAPPPQVAPTPAPARAVPPAQPAAPAPRQDAPPTAPSSPPAHSAVPPAPRVPPPPPPVPLTANGPQHQAYAPPAVGAPHTGPATSPQPQPQPGPAAAPPAPTPPRPSRHGRPSPRRPLPRRPCRLRRLRRRRPRRRQLPPGRVRSRSPLLAGRPAGTSRRFRYGRSILCCGRGPDAPPGLARHRSAAARPHRLSDSPWVVRPSVDRRPAWAPRSAGRPRAHRPQARNRQHPHHRQHHRRRHRHGHGHGHGHGHRHRHRHRHRHRHRHRHRHRHRHRHRRANHRVPRRLWPCHPRPAARSAPHRPMLQRSTHHRSTHHRSVARPPAAHRWRERPSAERPPAAYPSAGRRCRRGG, from the coding sequence ATGGCTGATGTGTCACAGCCCTCTCCCCTGGCCGCCCTCCAACATCAGGCACTCGCCATCCGAGCCACCGGCGACCTCGCCGGCGCGTGCCGCCTCCTGACCGATGCGCTCGGCCCACTCCGGGCAAGCTACGGCGAGGACCACCCGGAGGTGCTGGGCGGCGCGCACCTGCTGGCCCGGCTGCACCGGGAGGCCGGCGACCCGGTCTCCGCGCGGCGGGTGCTGGAGGAGGCTCTCGCGGCGGGCGAACGCCGGTGGCACCCGGGCGATCCCCTGATGTTGACGCTTTCCTTCGATTTGGCGTCGGTCTCCGAGGAACTGGGCAACCGGCACGAGGCCCGCCGTCACTTCGCCCGCATCGTCAGCGCCGGGCCCGCCGTGTTCGGCGCCGACCATCCGATGGTGCTGGCGGCTCGGCACTATCTGGGCGAGAGAGCGCCGGGGCCGGCTGCCACCGGGCCCGCACCGCAGCCTGCTCCGTCCGCGCTGACCAGCCCCACGATGCCCTTGGCGGCAGTGCCCACGCCTGCTCCACCGCAGCGCCCCACGCCCGGGCCGCAGGCCACCGCGCCACCGCCTCCAGCGCCGCACCTGCCCCCGCCGCCCCGGGTCCCGGCGCCACCGCAACAGCCTCCGATCCCGGCGCCCCCGCAACAGCCTCCGATCCCGGCGCCCCCGCAGCAGGCACCGATCCCGGTGCCGCCGCAACAGCCTCGGGTACCGGCTCCGCCGCAACAGAGCGTCGTTCCCGCGCCGCCCCGGCAGGTGCCGCCACCACCGCAGATCCCTGCTCCGCCCGCCCCGGTACCCGCCCAGCGCCTGCCCGAGCCGCCACCCTCACCGGCGGCGCAGCACATCCCGCCGCCGCCACCCTCACCAGCGGCGCAGCACATCCCGCCGCCGCGCGTCCCGGCGCCCCCACCGCAGGTCGCGCCGACGCCGGCACCGGCCCGGGCGGTGCCGCCCGCGCAGCCGGCCGCTCCCGCCCCACGGCAGGACGCACCGCCCACCGCCCCGAGCAGCCCGCCCGCGCATTCGGCGGTTCCGCCGGCACCGCGGGTGCCGCCTCCACCTCCTCCCGTCCCGCTCACAGCGAACGGGCCGCAGCACCAGGCGTACGCGCCGCCGGCGGTGGGGGCTCCGCACACCGGTCCGGCCACGTCGCCTCAGCCGCAGCCCCAGCCCGGGCCTGCGGCGGCTCCGCCCGCGCCGACGCCCCCGCGCCCATCTCGCCATGGGCGCCCCAGCCCACGACGGCCGCTCCCCCGCCGCCCGTGCCGGCTCCGCCGGCTACGCCGCAGGCGGCCCCGGCGCAGACAGCTTCCACCGGGGCGGGTCCGCAGCCGGAGCCCGCTCCTGGCCGGTCGGCCGGCTGGGACAAGCCGACGGTTCAGGTACGGCAGATCGATCCTCTGCTGCGGGAGAGGGCCGGACGCGCCGCCGGGGCTGGCACGGCACCGGTCAGCGGCGGCCAGGCCGCACCGGCTGTCGGACAGCCCGTGGGTGGTCCGCCCGTCAGTGGACCGCCGGCCAGCGTGGGCACCCCGGTCAGCGGGCCGCCCGCGAGCACACCGCCCGCAAGCCCGCAACCGCCAGCACCCGCACCACCGCCAGCACCACCGCCGCCGGCACAGGCACGGGCACGGGCACGGGCACGGGCACGGGCACAGGCACAGGCACAGGCACAGGCACAGGCACAGGCACAGGCACAGGCACAGGCACAGGCACAGGCACAGGCACAGGCGAGCGAACCACCGCGTGCCACGCCGCCTGTGGCCGTGCCACCCCCGCCCCGCGGCCCGTTCAGCGCCCCACCGCCCAATGCTCCAGCGGTCAACGCACCACCGGTCAACGCACCACCGATCAGTGGCCCGCCCACCAGCAGCCCACCGCTGGCGGGAGCGCCCGTCAGCGGAGCGCCCGCCAGCGGCGTACCCGTCAGCGGGGCGCCGGTGCCGCCGTGGGGGATGA